Within the Saccharomonospora amisosensis genome, the region CGCGAGCAACACCCCGATGGTGCCCTTCACCGACCACCGCGCCTTCAGTGCCAGGTCGACAGCCAGTACGAGATAGACCATGTAGATCACGCCGTGGATGGGCGAGTACACGGCGGAAGGGTCGGGGTTGTCGAAGCCGTAGCGCAACACCATCACGGCCACCAGCCCGAGCAGTCCGATGCCGGTGACGAAGGCGGCGACCCGAAAGCGCAGCAACGGTCCGCGCAGGTTCGTGGTCGCCGCCACCTCGTCACGGTCGGTCGTCACCATGTCAGTTCCCCTCGCGATCTCGAGCGTTCAACTCCGCCAGGTATCTGTTGTAGGCGGCAAGTTCGTCATCAGCGGGCCCGGCGCGTGCGACCGACCGCGCCGATGCTGTGGTCGGCGCATCGGTCCGCCGCTGCTTCAGCGGCACGGCTGTGCCGCCTGTGGGCTCGGTCTCGGTTCGCTGCTCAGCTGCCTGCCGCCGCAGCCTGCGCATCCGCCGCACCATGAACAACGGGAAAAGCCCGAACAGTGGCCACTGCAACACGTAACCGAGGTTCTGGAAGGTACCGCCCGCCGAGGAGTAGCGCTCCCACTGCCACCACGCCAGCCCGAGGCCGACCACGAGGCCCAGCACGCAGACGGCGGCGATCGCCAGCCCACGGGATACGGTCGAGCTCTTGGACACGCCTTCGACGCTAGCACTCGTCGCGGGCACCCCCGCCCAGGGCGGGCGGCGCGCGCTACCGGGCTTGCCTTACCGCGGCCGCGTAGTCCTCGGCGAGGCCGAAAACCTTGCGCCCGTACTCGGTGGAGTTGTTGTAGGACAGCACCCCCGACCACCAACCCTCGGCGGTCGACATGTCCCTTCCACTCGCGCACAGGTAGCGCGCGGCCGACAGCGCCGCGTCGTCGATCTGTTGCGGGTCGGCCATGCCGTCTCCGGAGGCGTCGGTCCCGTGCCGCAGCCAGGTGCTCGGGATGAACTGCATGGGGCCGACGGCCCGATCGTGTTCGACGTCACCGTCGAGCCTGCCGCCGTCGGTGTCCAGGATCGCCTTGACTCCCTCGGAACCGTCGAGCGGGACACCGATGATCGGTTTCGACGGCCTGCCGTCCTCGCCGAGTATCGCGCCGCCGTAGCGGCCATGGTTGGACTCGACCCGTCCTATGCCAGCCAGCGTCGCCCACGACAGCCTGCAGCTGGGCTGGTGCTCCCGCATCACCAGTTCAGCGTTGCCGTATGCCAGCAGCGCCCGTTCCGGAACCGCGGTGGCGGCCGAGGTCGTGCGGGCCCAATCCAGCAGCGGGTTGGCGCCGGGGGCGGTGACCCGACCGCCACCAGCCCTGCCACTGGTCCCGCGGTCGGTTATGTGGTCGGTGGCGGGTGCGGCCGAACCCGGCTCGACGTCGGCCGGTCGCACGTCCAGCGCCGGGATGTCGGTGGTGGTCGGGCCTGCCTGTGGGCTGGCGGCGCGGGCGACGAGCCACACTCCGCCCGCCGCGACGCCGAGTACCGCCACCACGATCACCAGGCGGGCCAGAGCCGCCCGCCCGCTTCGACTCGCCGTGCGTGTCCGCGGTTCGTGCACCGCCTGGCCCTCCACCCGACCCGATTACTGACCTTTCGACAACGACGTGCCGCGGGCATACGTTACGGCGTGGCCGTCGCGCTGCTCGCGGCACCGTCGTCGATCAGGTCAGCTCGCGTCGCGGCGCTGCTGCTGCCGCGCGAGGCGCGCGACACACCAAGCGGGAGCGCTGCCACGGCGCAGGTGCTCGAGCACCGTCAGCGGGCCGAGCCGCCTGCCGAGGTCGGAGGGTGTCAGCCCTGCGGCCCGGTAGTCGAGCGCACGCTGGTCGAGCGGGCTGATGCCGGCATCCCACCACGCCTTGGCCTCTTCGACGTCACCGATCATCTGCCACCATCCCGCGGCGGCCGTCAACAGTTCGAGCGGCGCTTCGGGAAGGCGCTGCCGCATCGCTTCGAGATATCCCGGGTCCGCGACGTCCACCGGCGCCCAGCGCTGCGGGCCGCTCTCGCGCCGCTGCCCCGGGATACCCGGCGCGGACCGCGGAGCCTCGGCCAGCCAGGTGGAGGCGATGCGGTGAACCTCCCGGTCCTCCGCGTTCTGCTCGCGCTCGGCCGCCCACTGCCGGATCACCGCGTCAACTCCGGGATCTCGCATCCCTGCCTCCTCTACAACGCACTGCTGTGGTTGGTGCAAAGACTGTCGAGCAACGTTGTTCGAGATGTAGGAACGTGACCGGTCAGGTACCTGCTCGATCACGCAATGTGAGCACCGTAGGAGAGCGGGCCCAAGCTTCGCCAGACCCTTCGAGCGAGGAATTCGATGACCAGCGCGTTCACCCCGGTAATCCACCCGGTTGGCCCAGCCTGGCGACGAGTTGACCACAGTCCATGACCGTGAGTAGCTGTACCGTTTTTCGACAGCACGACGACCGGCACCGCGGTGCGGTGCCGGTCGTCGTGATGGGTTACTCAGGCGAACAAGCTCTGCACGAACGTCACGATGGCCTCGGCCCCGTCCTGCAACCAGCCGAGCGCGGCCCGGACGGCATCCGCCGACTCGGTCGGGCGGGTAATCAGGAAGAACAAGACGAGCGCGACGAGACCGAAGATCAGTACCTTCTTCAGACCCGGCGACATGGCTCCATCCCATCCGATGTTGGGCGGCGTATGGCGGCTTTGCACCACCCGCCGACACCCCATCTTGCCGTAACAGGACCTGATTCCGGCGGGTAGTCACGCGAAGAGGCATCCCCGGCCGGAGCCGGTAACCGCCCGTGTCCGCGTGGCCCTCAGGACTCTAGGTCCCCCTGCCGCCGTGAGCCGTCACGACACGCCGCCCTCAGTTCACCGCGCCCGCGTCACGCAACCGCTCGATCTCGCCGTCGGCGAGTCCGAGTTCCTCCGACAGCACGGCCGCAGTGTCGGCGCCCTTCTGGTGAGGTGCCCCCGGCGCGGCCGCAGGGGTGCGGTCGAACTTCGGTCCCGGTGCGGGTTGCACGACGCCATCGACCTCCACGAACGTGCCCCGCGCCTCGTTGTGCGGGTGCGACGCCGCCTCCCACGGGGACAACACCGGGGTCAGACACGCGTCGGTGCCCTCTGCCATGGCGACCAGCTCGTCCCTGGTGTATTTGCCTATGGTCTCGGTGAGTTTCTCCCGCAGCCGGGGCCATTCCCGCTTGTCGAGGTGGTTGGGCAGTTCCTCACCCTCAAGCCCGAGCACCCGCACCAACGCCGCCCAGAACCGCATCTCGAGTGCGCCGACGGCGACGTACTTGCCGTCAGCGGTCTCGTAGGTGTCGTAGAAGGGCGCGCCGGTGTCGAGCATGTTCTCGCCACGCTGGCCGTCCCACAGCCCGCTCGCCCGCAACCCGTGCAGCTGGGCGGTGAGCAGTGCTGCGCCGTCGACCATCGAGGCGTCCACCACCTGCCCCTGACCAGAGGAAGTCCGCTCGTACAGCGCGGCGAGCACGCCCATCGCGAGGAACAGCCCGCCGCCACCGAAATCGGCGAGGAAGTTCACCGGCGGCAGCGGCCGCTGTCCCGCCCTGCCGATGGCGTGCAGCGCCCCCGACAGGCCGAGATAGTTGATGTCGTGCCCCGCCCTTGGCGCAAGCGGACCGTCCTGGCCCCAGCCGGTGATCCGGCCGTAAACCAGCCGCGGGTTGCGGGCGTGCACCTGTTGCGGGCCAAGTCCCATCCGCTCCGCGACACCGGGCCGGAAACCCTCGACGAGCACGTCGGCTCGCTCGGCGAGCTTCAGCACCAACTCCACGCCCTCGGCGGTCTTGGTGTTCACGCCGATGGTCCTGCGGCTGCGCAGCAGCGGGTCGTAGGGCATTCCCAGCACGTCCTCGCCGGGGGTCGCCCTGTCCACCCTGATCACGTCCGCGCCGAGGTCGGCGAGGATCGTGCAGGCGAACGGAGCTGGCGCGAGGCCGGCGAGTTCGATCACCTTGAGCCCGCTCAGCGGACCAGCGTTCATCGATTGAATCCCTTCCTGGTTCCGCCTCGCCCTCACAGCGTGCGGGAGATGATGTCCTTCATGATCTCGCTGGTCCCGCCGAAGATCCGCGAGATCCGCACGTCGGCCCACGCCCTCGCGATCGGATACTCGGTCATGTAGCCGTAGCCGCCGAACAGCTGGACGCACTCGTCGATCACCTTGTTGACCCGCTCGGTGGTCCACAGCTTCGCCATCGCGGCGCCCTGCACGTCCAGTTCTCCCCGCAGGTGCCGCTCGATGCACTGGTCGAGGAAGGCCCGCGACACCGCGGCTTCGGTGGCGGCCTCGGCGAGCTTGAACTTGGTGTTCTGGAAGCCGAAGATCGGCCTGCCGAACGCGGTGCGTTCCTTGGTGTACTCGATGGTCTTGTCCACCGCGCCCTCCATGCCCGCGACCGCGGTGACGGCGATGATGAGCCGCTCCTGCGGAAGCTGCTCCATCAACTGGATGAAGCCACGGCCTTCCTCCTCACCGAGCAGGTTCTGCGCGGGCACGCGGACGTCGTCGAAGAACAGTTCGGCCGTGTCCTGGCCGCGCAGGCCTACCTTGTCCAGCACGCGGCCCCGCCGAAAGCCCGGCGTGGAGGTCTCGACCGCGATCAGCGAGACGCCCTTGGCGCCCGCCTCCGGGTCGGTCTTCACCGCGACGACGACGAGGTCGGCGTGGGCGCCGTTGGTGATGAAGGTCTTGGAACCGTTGATGACGTAGTGGTCGCCGTCGCGCACCGCGCGGGTCTTGATGCCCTGTAGGTCGGAACCGGTACCGGGCTCGGTCATCGCGATGGCCCCGACGTACTCACCGCTGGCGAGCTTGGGCAGCCACTCCCGCTTGCGCTCCTCGCTCGCGTAGGCGAGCAGGTAGTGCGCGACGATTCCGTTGTGGACGGACACGCCCCACGCGCCGTCACCGCAGCGGGCCTGCTCCTCGTAGAGAACGGCCTCGTGCGCGAAGGTGCCGCCACCGCCACCGTATTCCTCCGGAATGGACAGTGCGAGCAGGCCGACCTCCCCCGCCTTGGTCCATACCTCGCGGTCGATCTGCTTCTGGGCCATCCACCGCTCCTGATTCCCAGCGAGTTCCTTGACGCAGAAACTCCTCGCCAGGTCGCGGAAGTCGTCGAGTTCCTCGTTCATCCACGAGCTTCTCTGGATGGTGAGCGCCACGGTGCCTCCTGGGACTGGAAAACATTACGGTTGGAAGGTAAGTTATACCCGGAATGTACATCGGTCCCGTCGACGGGTAAAGGGAATCGCTGTGACGACGCGAGAACGCGGACACCGCACGCAGGCGCAGCGCCGTGCCGAGACCCGGGCGGCGCTGCTCGACGCGACGATCGACTGCCTTGTCGAACTCGGTTACGCGCGCTCGTCGATGCAGGAGATCTGCTCGCGGGCGGGAGTGTCCAAGGGTGCCGCGCAGCACCACTTCGCGGGCAAGGCACAACTGATGGCCGCGGCGGTCGAGCACCTTGCGACCAAACTGAAGCAACAGCGCACACCGGACGCCGAGAGCCTGCCGGACGGGCCCGCACGCGTGGCCGCGGCGATCGACCTGCTGTGGCGCGCGTACTCGGGCACCCTCGCCAGCGCCGCGATGGAACTGTGGGTGGCCGCACGCACCGATCCCGAACTCCGGGCGGCGATGCGCCCCGTCGATCGCGCACTCGGCCGCTCGACGCTGGAAGATCTCGCCACGCTGTCCGGCGACCTGCCGAGGCAGAACCTGGAGACGCTGTACTGGCTCACCGTGAACCTCACCCGAGGGCTGGCGCTGGACGCCGAACTGGGGGGTGACCCGCAGCGCAGGGCGCAACTGCTGGAGGAGTGGAAGCGGATCGCGACGACGCTGTACGCCCGCTGAGCCGGCCGGGCCACCCGCCGTACTGACGGTATGTTCTACTACTCGTCAGTAACAACCGGGCTCTCGGAGGTGTCATGACGAGCACGACGCCGGTGAATCCGTCCCGACCGGCCACGATCGGCGGGGTGCCAGGCGCTCCGCGCACGAGCAGAGCGGCCGAGTTGGCCGACCGCGCCGTGGGCGGCCTGCACAACGCGCCCATCGAGCTGAAGGCCCCTTTCACCGGGCTGACCACCGCGACCCTGCCGCAGGCCACCGAGCATGAGGTGCGGGCCGCGTTCGAACGCGCCCGCGAGGCACAGCGGGCCTGGGCACGCCGCCCGGTCCGGGAGCGGGCACGAGTGCTGCGTCACCTGCACGACCTCGTACTCGACAAGCAGGCAGAAGCGCTCGATCTCATCCAGATCGAAGCGGGCAAGTCCAGGCTCGACGCCTTCGACGAGATCAGCGCGACCGCGCTCGTCGCCGCCTACTACGGCAAGCACGGGCCGGGCATTCTCGCTCCGCGCAGGGTGGCCGGTGTACTCCCGCTGCTGACCAAGGCAGGGCAACTGCACCATCCCAAGGGCGTGGTGGGAGTGATCTCACCGTGGAACTACCCGCTGGCGCTCACCGCGATGGACGTGTTGCCCGCACTGCTCGCGGGCAACACCGTTGTGCAGAAGCCGGACAACCAGACGGCCCTTTCGGCGCTGTGGCTGCACGAACTGGCCTGCGCCGCGGGCTTGCCGCCGCAGGCGTGGCAGATCGTGCTCGGCAGGGGCTCACAGATCGGCGACGCGCTGGTAGAAGAGCCCGACTACGTCTGCTTCACCGGTTCGACCCCGACAGGCAAGCGGCTGGCGGGCCGGATCGCGCAGCGGCTCACCGGCTACTCGCTGGAACTCGGCGGCAAGAACCCGATGCTCGTGCTGCCGGACGCGGATGTCTCCAAGGCCGCCGCGGGCGCGGTCGCGGCTTGCTTCTCCTCCGCGGGGCAGTTGTGCGTTTCCGTGGAGCGCATCTACGTGCACGACAGCATCGCCGAGGAGTTCATCGCCGCCTTCGCGCGGCGTACCGAAGCGCTGCGGCTGGGAGGAACCCTCGACTACGGCACGGACATGGGCTCGCTCACCTCCACCGGGCAGCTACGGGCGGTGTCGGCGCACGTCGACGATGCCCGCGCGCAGGGCGCCACGGTGGTGACCGGCGGCAAGGCACGGCCCGACATCGGCCCGCTGTTCTACGAGCCCACGATCCTCACCGGGGTGCCGGAGACGGCCAGGGTGTTCGCCGAGGAAACCTTCGGGCCCGTGGTGTCGGTGTACCGCTACTCAAACGTCGACGATGCCGTCGAGCGTGCCAACGACACCGAGTTCGGGCTCAACGCGAGTGTGTGGTCACGCGACGGCAAGCGGGGCTGGGAGATCGCCGCCAGGCTGAGGGCGGGCACGGTGAACGTGAACGAGGGCTACGCCGCCACGTTCGGTACGGTGGGACTCCCGATGGGCGGTATGAAGGAGTCCGGCGTCGGCCGCCGCAACGGCGCGGAGGGGCTGCTGAAGTACACCGAGTCGCAGTCGATCGCCGTACAGCGTGGAATGCGGCTGCGCCCCTTCCCCGGCATGCCACCGCGGATCTGGACCACGTTGATGACACTGGGCATGCGCCTGCTCGCCCGACTACCTCGCCGCTGAGCACTGGTGGCTCACCGCCGGGTGAGCAGCCCCCGGTCGTAGGCGATGGCCACGGCCTCGGCCCTCCTGCTGGCGCCGAGCTTGGCCATCGCCCGCGACAGGTGCACGCTCACCGTCTTCTCGCTGATGTAGAGGTCCTCGCCCACCTGCCGGTTGGTGCGGCCGAGCGCGACGCGCTCCAGCACCGCGTGCTCCCTCTCGGTGAGCGGTCCTCTGCCCTGGTCACGCCGCACCGGCTCGTCCGCCAGGCTGATCCTGGCGCGGCGGGCCAGCGCCTCCACCGCATGGCGTAGCGGTTCCGCGCCGAGCTTGCCCGCCACCTCGTGGGCCCGGCGCAGTGATTTCGCCGCCGCCGCGGGTTCGCCCTCGGTAAGCAAGCTCCGCGCGTGCTGCCATTCGCACACCGCCTGGTCGTAGACCGCGCCGTAGCCGAAGGCCTCGGCGGCCTTCGCCCACAGTGCCGGGTCGGCCGGGCCGCCCAGCAGCTCACCGGCAACGGCTTCTAGCCTTGCCAGCCACGCCTGCCCCTCCGGGCCGAGTGTGCCGGAACGCGGGCGACCCTTCGTCGCGCACAGCCTGGCGAGTTCCACCAGCTTCGCCCCCATTCCCGCCGCTTCGGCCTCGGCGGCGCTGTCGCCGCGTGACCGGGCATCGGCCAGCCACGCCACGCACGCCTCCGCGCCGAGCGTGGCCACCCGCACACCTCCCAGCCCTAACGCGTACAACCGCTCCAGCCAGCCGATACCCTCCTGCGCGCTGAGCGCGGCCTGCCGGTACTCGCCCCGCCAGAAGGCCAATTCGGCGCCTGCCGTGCTCGCCTCGAGCGCTACCAAGATGTCGTGGCGCCACTGCCCGCGCAGTTCGGCGATCAGCCGCTCCGCTTCGGCGAAGCGGCCCCTGGCGACCGCGAGGTGACTCCACGGGCAGCTGAGCATCGCGGCCACCGCACCGGACTCCACCGAGCCCGGTCGGTCCTGTTCGGACTCACCCGGCCAGTCGCCGCTCAGATAGCGCAACGACACCAGCCGTGAGCGGGCCGCGACACCGAAGGTGCTCCACAGCAGCCCCGACTCCTCCGCACGCTCCACCACCCGGCGATACAGCTCCATCGCGGGCACCAGGTCGGCGTGATCGTCGTGGCTGAGCGCGTAGAAATACCTCGCCCTCAGTTCGGTGCCGACCGCGCCCGCCGTCTGCGCCTTGCGGGCGGCCTCCGCCAGCAGCCGGCGCGCCTGCTCGGCATCGCCGTCGGCATCGGCGAGCGTGCCGAGTGTGGCCAGCGCCGAAGCCTCCGGTGCGGCGGCGCCGCTTGTCCTGCCGTCCGCGACCGCGGTGCGAGCGCTGTCCGCGGCCTCGTCGAAGCGCTCCATGCCGCGAAGAATCTGCGCCCTGGTGGCGAAAACCCAGGCGCGATCCGCGCTCGGCTCGGCATCGGTGACGAGTTCCCACGCCCGGTCAATCGCTTCCTCCGCCTCTATGAAGGTGCTGTCGAGCACCATCAGGGCTTCGGCGAGCCTGCGCCAGACCAGTGCGGCGCGCTGGGGCGCGATCTCGGGTCCCAGCGTGTCCACCGCCGAACGCGCGAACGCGATCGCCCGCTCCGGTTCCCCTGACGTCCCGGCGAAATAGGAGGCCTGCAGCAGCAGGCCCAGTTCGTCGTGATCGCCGGGTCTTTCCCGCGGCGACACGGCATCCCAGATCTCGAGTGCCTGTTCAACGTGCCGCAGCGCGGCACCGGGGGCGCCGATCCGGTCCGCCTCGTCGGCAGCCCGCAGCGAGGCGGCCAGCGCCGTGGCGAAGTCCTTGCTCTCCAGGCTGTGGTAGGCAAGCTTGGCCTCCGCGCCGCGGTCCTGCGGTACCGAACGCAGCCTGCTCGCGTAGGCCGCGTGCATACGGACCCGCTCCCCCGGCAGCAGGTCACCGTAGACGGCTTCACGCTGCAACGCGTGCCGGAACAGGTAGCAGCCACGTTCGACAACCAGCACATGGTGCTGCACCGCCTCGCGCAGTGCCTCCTCCAGTTCCGGCTCGGCCATACCGCTCACCTCCGCGAGCGCGGCATGGCTCACCGCCTCGCTGGCGACCGCCACCGCACGCAACATACTGCGGGTGTCCGGTGTCAGCCGCTCCAACCGCGCCAGCAGCACCTCGGCCAACCCGGAGGGCAGGTCGGTTCCCTCGCAGTCGGTTCCCGACGCCAGCAGTTCCTCGACGAAGAACGGGTTGCCCTGCGACCGGGACACCACACTGTCTACGACGTGCTCCGGCAACGGCTCATCGGCCAGCGCCGCCACGAACGCCCGCGCGTCGTGCGGCGTGAACGCCGACAGTTCCACCCGCTCGACCGCGGGCAGCCGCACCAACTCGGCAAGCAGTCCCCGCAGCGGGTGCCGCCGGTGCACGTCCTCCTCCCGGTAGCTGCCGACCACGAGCAGCCGGTGATCCGCCAGCCTTGACAGCAGAAACGAGAACAGGTTGCGGGTGGACCGGTCGGCCCAGTGCAGGTCTTCCAGCACAAGCAGCACGGGCCGGTGAACGGACAGCTCCGCCAGCGTCCCCAGCACGGCGTCGAACAGCTGCAGCTGCCCGAGGTCCTGCTCGGCGTGCACCCGCCTGCCCTCGTGATCCGCCGTCGAGGAATGCCCGGGCCCAGGTCCGGCGCTCGCCTCCCCCTGCTGAGTGGGCAACAGCCTGGCGAGTGCGGGGCGAGCCCGAACCGCGCCCGCCACCGCCTCGTCGTCGATCGCGGTGAGTGTGGCGAGTGCCTCGGCGAAGGGCAGGTAGGGCAGTCCGCCCTCCTTGATGTCGATGCAGCGGCCGGTCAGTACCAGCGCCCCGTTGGTGGCGGCGTGCTCGGCCAGTTCGGTGAGCACCCTGGTCTTGCCGACCCCCGCGTCGCCCGCCAGCAACACACCCGCGGCCCTCGCCTGCCGCGCGCGGGCGAACGCGGCTCGCAACCGGGACAACTCGTCGGCGCGACCGATGATAGGGATACCGGAACCAAGACGGGGCACAACTCGCATTCTTGCCTATACCTGCGACAGTTCCGTAGCGGTTTTGCCCACGGCTAACGGCCGCGCCCTCTGCGAGCGTTTTCCCGCGATTCGGCACGCTGTCGAGGCAGTTCCGTGCGGCGCGCCCGCCACCTGCCACCTGCCTTGCGCAGTTCCTCCGTGCGGTACTCGACCTCGGCCAACGTCGCGTCCGAAGCCCGGTCCCCTGGCATCCTCATCGCCTGTCACTCCTCACCCTTGTTCGTGGTGAGTTCCAGACTGGTGCGCAGGGGTGCCTCGCGGCATCGGGCGATCACGCAGGCCTGAGACGGATCGACCCCTTACCCGTGGCCGAGCAGGGAAGACCACGGGTAAGGGGTCCGCGACGATCGAGAGGCGGGTCAGTGCGGGTTCAACACACCCGACCGCGCGGCCTCGAGCAGGGCGTCCCATTCGGCTGCCGGGACCGCCAACGCACCCGCGGCGGGGTTCTTCGAGTCGCGCAACGCGGCCCCGTCACCGGTGAAGGCGACCTCGACACAGTCGTTGCCGCCGCCACTGTAGCTGCTCTTTCGCCACTTCAGGCCGGATAGCTCCATGTCGCTCATGATCCCTACTCCGTTCACTCGCTTCGTTGTTCGAACCGCCGTGCCGCGTCGGCGATCACGTTGACCGAGTCGTCCGGCCCGAGCGCGGCGGCCCGCAAATGATCGAACATGAGGGCATAGCGCCGCACATCGGGCTCCAGTTCCAGATACACGCCGCTGCTCGTGCTGTCCACGTATACGACGTCGGGGTCGGCTTGCTCGGGAAAGCCGAGGATGAGAAAGGGGCCCTCCATTCCCGGATGCGCCCCCGCGCCGAACGGCACCACCTGGATGGTCACGTGCGGCAACTGAGCGACGTCGGCCAACCTGCCCAGTTGCTCGGCCATCACCTCAGCTCCGCCGACGACCCTTCGCAGCACCGCCTCGTCCACAACGGCCCAGTACTCGGGTGGACTCGGATCGCTGAGCAGCCGCTGCCGGGTCATCCGCGCGGCGACTCTGCGCTCGATCTCGGCATCGGCCGCATCGGGCCGCATCGCGTGGATCACCGCCCTGGCGTAGCGCTCGGTCTGCAACAGGCCGGGCACCAGCAATGCCTGGAACGCACGTAACGAGCTGGCATCCGCCTCCAGCCCCACGAAGGCACCGGTGAACACCTCGTTATAGGCGTGCCACCAGCCGCGCTTGCGGGCCTCTCTCGCCAGCTGGACCAACGCCTCCTGCTCGTCTCCCCGTACCCCGTACAGCTCGAGCATGTCCCGCGCGTCTCGCGGGGTGACCCCCACGTGCCCGGTTTCGATCCGGCTGATCTTCGATGCCGAACACTCGAGTTTCTCGCCGACCTCATCGATCGTCAGCTCAGCCCGTTCCCGGAGCCGCCGCAGTTCGCTGGCCAGCCTGCGCCGTCGAACGGTCGGCCCCTGCCCTCGTGTCATGGCCTCACCTCCGGTTCATCCGCCCCGCAACATCTAACCAGCCGCTCAACGCGGCAACTGACCCCTTGGGCCGGGCGGTGCCGGGATTGCCCGATCGATGGACTGCAAATTGCAGTTCCGGCTTGTATCCTGCATCGTGCGCCGAACGACAACGACCGGCGCCAGGACCGGCGAACATCGGGAGGACACGTGGCCGGGCGCGATCCCATCGTCACCCCCCTCCAGGCGAGCGTCCACCGCAAACTCGACGAACTCGCTCTCGAGGGCAACGACGCCTCATCCGAGATGCGGCCAGAGCCGGGCGCCGCCAGCACGGCGCTGCTGGCGGGCGCCCTCCGCAGCGTGCTGGCCGACCACAGACTCGACCCCAGCGGCCACTGCGCGTTCTGCCACGGCCGCCGCAGACCGTTCTCCCGCAGACGCTCCCGGCTGCCGTGCCGCGCCTACCTCGCGGCGCAGATCAGCCTGGGTACCGGAGACGACACGGCTGAGGAACTGTCAGCGGATTCGAACGGCCACCACCGCCGCCGCAAGCCCTCGCTGCACTACGCGGGGTGATCGGG harbors:
- a CDS encoding DUF3817 domain-containing protein, with product MVTTDRDEVAATTNLRGPLLRFRVAAFVTGIGLLGLVAVMVLRYGFDNPDPSAVYSPIHGVIYMVYLVLAVDLALKARWSVKGTIGVLLAGCVPLLSFVAERAVTRRVLAGRKL
- a CDS encoding succinic semialdehyde dehydrogenase, whose product is MTSTTPVNPSRPATIGGVPGAPRTSRAAELADRAVGGLHNAPIELKAPFTGLTTATLPQATEHEVRAAFERAREAQRAWARRPVRERARVLRHLHDLVLDKQAEALDLIQIEAGKSRLDAFDEISATALVAAYYGKHGPGILAPRRVAGVLPLLTKAGQLHHPKGVVGVISPWNYPLALTAMDVLPALLAGNTVVQKPDNQTALSALWLHELACAAGLPPQAWQIVLGRGSQIGDALVEEPDYVCFTGSTPTGKRLAGRIAQRLTGYSLELGGKNPMLVLPDADVSKAAAGAVAACFSSAGQLCVSVERIYVHDSIAEEFIAAFARRTEALRLGGTLDYGTDMGSLTSTGQLRAVSAHVDDARAQGATVVTGGKARPDIGPLFYEPTILTGVPETARVFAEETFGPVVSVYRYSNVDDAVERANDTEFGLNASVWSRDGKRGWEIAARLRAGTVNVNEGYAATFGTVGLPMGGMKESGVGRRNGAEGLLKYTESQSIAVQRGMRLRPFPGMPPRIWTTLMTLGMRLLARLPRR
- a CDS encoding acyl-CoA dehydrogenase family protein encodes the protein MNEELDDFRDLARSFCVKELAGNQERWMAQKQIDREVWTKAGEVGLLALSIPEEYGGGGGTFAHEAVLYEEQARCGDGAWGVSVHNGIVAHYLLAYASEERKREWLPKLASGEYVGAIAMTEPGTGSDLQGIKTRAVRDGDHYVINGSKTFITNGAHADLVVVAVKTDPEAGAKGVSLIAVETSTPGFRRGRVLDKVGLRGQDTAELFFDDVRVPAQNLLGEEEGRGFIQLMEQLPQERLIIAVTAVAGMEGAVDKTIEYTKERTAFGRPIFGFQNTKFKLAEAATEAAVSRAFLDQCIERHLRGELDVQGAAMAKLWTTERVNKVIDECVQLFGGYGYMTEYPIARAWADVRISRIFGGTSEIMKDIISRTL
- a CDS encoding transcriptional regulator yields the protein MSKSSTVSRGLAIAAVCVLGLVVGLGLAWWQWERYSSAGGTFQNLGYVLQWPLFGLFPLFMVRRMRRLRRQAAEQRTETEPTGGTAVPLKQRRTDAPTTASARSVARAGPADDELAAYNRYLAELNARDREGN
- a CDS encoding lytic transglycosylase domain-containing protein, with product MHEPRTRTASRSGRAALARLVIVVAVLGVAAGGVWLVARAASPQAGPTTTDIPALDVRPADVEPGSAAPATDHITDRGTSGRAGGGRVTAPGANPLLDWARTTSAATAVPERALLAYGNAELVMREHQPSCRLSWATLAGIGRVESNHGRYGGAILGEDGRPSKPIIGVPLDGSEGVKAILDTDGGRLDGDVEHDRAVGPMQFIPSTWLRHGTDASGDGMADPQQIDDAALSAARYLCASGRDMSTAEGWWSGVLSYNNSTEYGRKVFGLAEDYAAAVRQAR
- a CDS encoding TetR/AcrR family transcriptional regulator, with amino-acid sequence MTTRERGHRTQAQRRAETRAALLDATIDCLVELGYARSSMQEICSRAGVSKGAAQHHFAGKAQLMAAAVEHLATKLKQQRTPDAESLPDGPARVAAAIDLLWRAYSGTLASAAMELWVAARTDPELRAAMRPVDRALGRSTLEDLATLSGDLPRQNLETLYWLTVNLTRGLALDAELGGDPQRRAQLLEEWKRIATTLYAR
- a CDS encoding CaiB/BaiF CoA transferase family protein — translated: MNAGPLSGLKVIELAGLAPAPFACTILADLGADVIRVDRATPGEDVLGMPYDPLLRSRRTIGVNTKTAEGVELVLKLAERADVLVEGFRPGVAERMGLGPQQVHARNPRLVYGRITGWGQDGPLAPRAGHDINYLGLSGALHAIGRAGQRPLPPVNFLADFGGGGLFLAMGVLAALYERTSSGQGQVVDASMVDGAALLTAQLHGLRASGLWDGQRGENMLDTGAPFYDTYETADGKYVAVGALEMRFWAALVRVLGLEGEELPNHLDKREWPRLREKLTETIGKYTRDELVAMAEGTDACLTPVLSPWEAASHPHNEARGTFVEVDGVVQPAPGPKFDRTPAAAPGAPHQKGADTAAVLSEELGLADGEIERLRDAGAVN
- a CDS encoding helix-turn-helix transcriptional regulator, translating into MRDPGVDAVIRQWAAEREQNAEDREVHRIASTWLAEAPRSAPGIPGQRRESGPQRWAPVDVADPGYLEAMRQRLPEAPLELLTAAAGWWQMIGDVEEAKAWWDAGISPLDQRALDYRAAGLTPSDLGRRLGPLTVLEHLRRGSAPAWCVARLARQQQRRDAS